GCGATGTGGCCGAGGTCATCGCGGCTATCCTGGCCGATCCCGACGGCCATATCAGCAAGGTTTACGAGCTCACCGGCCCGCGTTCTCAGGATATTGCCGCGCATGCGGGGGAGTACGCCGCTGCGCTTCGACGCCCGATCAATTATGTCGATGTTCCATTTGATGAGTGGCGCGAGCAGCAGCTCGATGCGCACGAATTGCCGGATCATGTCTACCAGCACCTGCTGACAATGGCGCGTCTGCATGCCGAGGGGCGATATGATCGAAGCACGCGGGATGTCGAGAAAATTCTGGGACGCGCGGCAACGAGCACCCGCGAGTATGTTGCCGATAACCTGGAACTTTTCGAACCATAAGCGACGGTTTAAAAAAAGTTTTTGAGAAATTATTCGGCTGTCGACAGAGGTCAAGTAGCCGACTGCCTTTGGATGCTGCTGGATAATACTTTTCGGCAGGGCAGAAAATGCAGTGCCGGTTACCGACACTGCAAAAGCCTGACAGGATGGGAAGTCTTCGATCGACTTATACCTCTGAGATGTCGATCACTACTTTGCCGCGCGCTTTGCCGGAAGCCTGGTATTCATGTGCTTCATTGGCCTGGGAGAGTTCGAAGCGGCTGGGATCCTGGAGAACCCGAAGCTTTCCGTCTTCAACAAGTTTGGTTGCCTGTTGCATGATTTCACCGTGGTGCGCACGACCCGCTCCGGTCAACAATGGCAGCAGTGTGAACACTCCGGAATAGGTCGCACCTTTAAAGGAGAGTGGGGCGATACTGTGGGTGCCCCAGCCAAGGCAGCTGACAACATGCCCGACATAGGTCTTGACCGCTTTGAAGGAATTGTCCAGAACTTCTCCGCCAACGGTGTCATAGACGATATCGAATCCCGCGCCACCGGTGTGCTCCTGAACATACTCATCCACTGTCTGCGTGTTGTAATCGATCGGCGTGGCACCCAGCTCGCGGATGGTTTCCTGGCTTGAGGCACTACCCGTGGCATAGACGTCGGCACCGAAAGCTTTGGCGATCTGCACGGCCATTTGCCCAACCCCGCCGGCACCACCGTGGACCAGCACGGTTTTGCCGCTCGATACCTTGGCGCGGTCCACCATGCCCTCCCAGGCGGTGATAAAAATCAGCGGGATTGATGCGGCCTGCCGCAAGTCGATTGAGTTGGGCGCCGCTGCCAGCAGGTCGGCATCGGCAACGATGAACTCGGCGAGTGAGCCCTGCACACCGCCGACCCCGCCGGTCAGGCCGTATACCGCATCGCCAACCTTGAACCGAGTGACGTTGCCGCCAACCGCGTCGACGATGCCGGCGGAATCCAGGCCCAGAATCGCCGGAAACGGATGCTTGGCGTGGGGTGCTTTGCCTGCGGCGATCTTCAGGTCGAGCGGATTGACACCGCTGGCAACCACTTTCACGCGGACCTCATTGGGGCCGGGTTCGGCCACTGGCAGCGATGCCAGGGCCAGGGGGGCATTGGCCTGTTCGACCACGACCGCTTTCATCATCTTCGACATGTTCTGTACTCCAAAAGTGTGTGAACAGCAGTTACTATTATGGTTATTCCATATTGAATAGAAATGGATAGTAATGAATGCTGGCAATTCAAATATGAATAGAGTGATGGAGTGGGGAGATTTGCGCTATTTCCTGGCCGCCGCCAGGGCGGGGACTCTGGTGGGGGCGGCAAAACGGATTGGCTCCAGCCAGCCCACCGTCGGGCGGCGCCTGCAGGCGCTTGAGCGAGCCGTGGGTCAAAAGCTGTTCCAGCGGACCACAGAGGGCCTGGTTCTCACTGAAGAGGGCCTGCTGGTTTTGCAGTATGCCGAGAGAATGGAAGGAGAGGTGTTCGCATTATCGCGCAGTCTCGAAGGGCAGGAGGGGGAGCTGACTGGCCAGGTTAAAGTGTCTTGCTCGGACTGGTTTGGTGTTTACGTGTTGGCCCCGATCTTCGCGGATTTTTTACATCTTCACCCCGGAATTCGCATAGAGTTATTAACGGATTCGAGGCCTTTCGACCTGAATCGACGGGAAGCCGATCTGGCGTTTCGCATTGTCCCGTTTGAAGACCCGGATATCGTGCAGCGAAAATTGCTGGAGATCGAATACGCCGCGTACACGGCAACGCCGAACGTGATAGAGCCGGACGGTGATGGGGAAGGGCAGCGGCTGGTGACCATGGACACCCAGTTTGGGGATATGCCGGATGTTCAATGGCTCCATCAGCAGCTGCCACAGGCAACCGTCGCATTCACCAGCAACAGCCGCCAGGTGCAAGCCGAGTATTGCGCGCGAAGTAATGGCATTGCGATTTTGCCGCGAGCGATCGGCGATGGCCTGGCGGGTTTGAAAGTTGTGGAATTCCCTACGCACCCGCCGGGCAGGAGCGTTTGGCTCGGCTATCACCGGGATTTGCGAAACCTGGCGAGGCTGCGCGCCCTGATCAAGTTTGTAACGGAAGCACTGGAAGCCGATGAGCGGTTTGTATAACGGTTGGTGCTACATGATTGGAGGTACTACGGCTGTGTCGAAAGACTGCTACCGGCTGGTTGCATTGAATATCATTGGTGAGGGTTTCGGGTTGTAAGCCTGGGAGCTTCAGGGAATTTGGAATCTGACGGTTGCGCGAGGTGTGCAAAATTGAAAATCGGCAAATCCGGCACACTGCTTGCCGAGATCATCCGTGCCCACGGCGGCATGGAACTCTGGCAGCGGTACGAAAAAGTGGAGGCCACCATCGTGAGCGGCGGCGGGCTCTTTCCGTTGAAAGGTGTCCCGCAGAGTTCAGAACCGCGCCGTATGACAGTCTGGCTGCACGAGGAGCGCTCTTCGGTCTTTCCCTACGGCGCCGCCGATCAGCGCACGATGTTTACGCCCGAGCGGATCACCATCGAAAAGCTCGATGGCTCGCTGGTTGCAGAGCGATATGGACCCAGGGATTCGTTTGCCGGCCACCAGATGAACACCCCATGGGACGCGCTCCAGCGGGCCTACTTCAATGGCGAAGCCCTGTGGACCTACCTGACCACACCTTTCCTTCTGGCCATGGAGGGCGTCTGCGTTGAGGAAATTGAGCCGTGGCGTGAGGACTCGGAGGAGTGGCGGATTTTGCGGGCCCGCTTTCCCGGCTCGATCGAGACACATTGCCTGGTCCAGGATTTCTACTTCGATGAGGATCTGCGGCTGCGCCGCCACGATTACAGCGTCAATATTGCGGGCGGTTTCGCCGCCGCGCAGCTGACCTCAGATTACGTAGAGACCAACGGCATTTGGCTCCCCACGAAGCGTCGCGCCTATGCGCGGGGTCCCGATCAGCGGCCCATTCCTGACCTGCTGATGGTATCCATCGATATCAGCGACATTAACTTTTCTTAGTACCCGGGCTGTTTGCCATGTTAGTGGCGAGCACAGATTTCCGCGGCGGTGAAGTTTCGTGGGAAACCGGACGCTGGAAGGCTCCGGTGATCAGGCATCAGCGTTCTCGGTCGACGCGTCTTCGGGGCACAGGGAATCGCGTTGTTCCGCCCATTTCAGCATGGCATCCAATGCGGGACACAGCGCCTGCCCCCAGTCGGTCAGTCGGTACTCGACCTTGGGGGGGACTTGCGGATACACCTTGCGAGACACGATACCGTCGCTCTCCAGTTGCCGCAGTTGCTGAGCGAGCATCTTCTGGGAGATGCCGGGGATCAGCTTCTCGAAGTCCGAGTAGCGCTGCACTTTGCCGTCAAACAGGTGGAACAGAATGATCAGCTTCCATCGGCCTTCCAGCAACCGGATCACTTCTGCCGCGCCGCTGGCCGCGGTTACAGGGGTGTACTGCTTTCTCATGGGTAAGTAGCTTACTTTTAGGTGCGTTCTTGTTGAAAGGTTAGTTTATGAGGAAAATTCACGTACAGCAATTTCCTCATAAGAGACTGATTACATGACAATTTTGCTACCCGATCCTATTTCTACCTACTTCAGTGCCTGCAATGGTGCGGATCCGGCCCGGCTTGCCCGCTGTTTCACACGGGACGCCAGCGTAAAAGATGACGGTCAAGCGCATCTCGGACACGATGCCATCGAGGCGTGGCAACGTGAGTCTCGGCAAAAGTATGAGTTCAGCATCGAACCGCTAAGCGTCGCGCAGGACGGCGACCGTGTGACGGTGGCTACAAACGTTGTCGGCAACTTTCCCGGCAGCCCGATTCAGCTCGACCATGTGTTTCTGCTGGCGGGCGACAAGATCCAATCACTGGAGATTCACTGAGCCATGGACCTTGAACTGAAAGGAAAGCGGGTGCTGGTTACGGCCGGCACCAAAGGGCTGGGAAAAGCTATTGTCGCCCTCTTTGTCGAACTCGGTGCAAAGGTACTTACCACGGCGCGACATCGGCCCCAGGAGATGCCTGCCGCCTGCTTTGTCGCCGCCGACCTGTCGACGGTCAAGGGTTGCGGAGCCGTAGCGAAAGCCGTAGAGACCGACCTTGGTGGAGCGGACATCATCATTCATACGCTCGGAGGTTCTTCGGCGCCTGTCGGTGGATTTGCAGCCCTGGATGACCAACAGTGGCAGCGGGAACTCGATCTCAATCTGCTCCCGGCGGTCCGGCTGGATCGCGCCTTGCTACCAGCGATGTTGGCGCAGGGATCAGGGGCCATCATCCATGTCTCGTCAATCCAGCGTGAACTTCCGTTGCCGGAAGCGACTACGGCCTACGCCGCCGCCAAGGCTGCGCTTTCAACCTACAGCAAGAGCCTGTCGAAAGAGGTTTCGCCAAAGGGTGTGCGCGTCGTGAGTGTTGCGCCGGGGTGGATTCTCACGGAATCGTCCGTGCACTTGGCGGAGCGGCTCGCGGTTGAAGCGGGTACAGACATTGAAGGCGGCAAGAAGATCATCATGGATTCGCTCGGTGGTATTCCATTGGGAAGACCATCCGAACCCAGCGAGGTGGCCAATCTCATTGCGTTTCTGGGTTCTTCGCGCGCCGCAACGATCACCGGTACGGAGTATGTGGTTGACGGAGGAACCATACCCACGGTCTAGCACTCGCGCCGCGAAACAAGCATCGAGGAATCTGGAAAATGAAGATGACTACTGGTGAGCAGATTGAACGCTGCACCTGGTCAGTGAATGACCCGCTAATGCGTCACTATCACGATACTGAGTGGGGCATACCAATTCGAGACTCACAACTGCTGTGGGAAATGTTGATGCTCGAGGGGTTCCAGGCAGGTCTGGCCTGGATCATCGTTCTCCGCAAGCGCGAGGCATTTCGCAAAGCTTTTGCGGGTTTCGATCCGGCGAGGGTAGCAATTTTCGATGAGCAGGACGTCCTGCGCTTGATGGCTGACTCGGGAATCATCCGTGCCAAAGCGAAGATCGAAGCCACGATCCGGGGTGCGCAGATCTACTGCGAGATGGAGAGCCGAGGAGAGAGTTTCAGTGACTTCTGCTGGTCCTTCACGGATGGCGAGCCGATACAGGGCGATGGGAAAACATGGGTAACGAACTCGCCGCTCTCCACGAAGATATCGAAGGAACTCAAACGGCGAGGCTTCAAGTTTGTTGGACCGACGATCGTCTATGCATGGATGCAGGCGGTGGGCATCGTCAATGATCACGCGGCTGATTGCTACCGGCGGAAACAACTTATCCAGAAGTTGGGGTAACTGTCTATTTCACTAGAACGAAGCTCGGGTCATCTTCCGGTGAAGCTCCGGCACTAGTGTGTGAAA
This region of Microbulbifer sp. SAOS-129_SWC genomic DNA includes:
- a CDS encoding LysR family transcriptional regulator, encoding MNRVMEWGDLRYFLAAARAGTLVGAAKRIGSSQPTVGRRLQALERAVGQKLFQRTTEGLVLTEEGLLVLQYAERMEGEVFALSRSLEGQEGELTGQVKVSCSDWFGVYVLAPIFADFLHLHPGIRIELLTDSRPFDLNRREADLAFRIVPFEDPDIVQRKLLEIEYAAYTATPNVIEPDGDGEGQRLVTMDTQFGDMPDVQWLHQQLPQATVAFTSNSRQVQAEYCARSNGIAILPRAIGDGLAGLKVVEFPTHPPGRSVWLGYHRDLRNLARLRALIKFVTEALEADERFV
- a CDS encoding SDR family oxidoreductase — its product is MDLELKGKRVLVTAGTKGLGKAIVALFVELGAKVLTTARHRPQEMPAACFVAADLSTVKGCGAVAKAVETDLGGADIIIHTLGGSSAPVGGFAALDDQQWQRELDLNLLPAVRLDRALLPAMLAQGSGAIIHVSSIQRELPLPEATTAYAAAKAALSTYSKSLSKEVSPKGVRVVSVAPGWILTESSVHLAERLAVEAGTDIEGGKKIIMDSLGGIPLGRPSEPSEVANLIAFLGSSRAATITGTEYVVDGGTIPTV
- a CDS encoding zinc-dependent alcohol dehydrogenase family protein; this translates as MSKMMKAVVVEQANAPLALASLPVAEPGPNEVRVKVVASGVNPLDLKIAAGKAPHAKHPFPAILGLDSAGIVDAVGGNVTRFKVGDAVYGLTGGVGGVQGSLAEFIVADADLLAAAPNSIDLRQAASIPLIFITAWEGMVDRAKVSSGKTVLVHGGAGGVGQMAVQIAKAFGADVYATGSASSQETIRELGATPIDYNTQTVDEYVQEHTGGAGFDIVYDTVGGEVLDNSFKAVKTYVGHVVSCLGWGTHSIAPLSFKGATYSGVFTLLPLLTGAGRAHHGEIMQQATKLVEDGKLRVLQDPSRFELSQANEAHEYQASGKARGKVVIDISEV
- a CDS encoding nuclear transport factor 2 family protein — encoded protein: MTILLPDPISTYFSACNGADPARLARCFTRDASVKDDGQAHLGHDAIEAWQRESRQKYEFSIEPLSVAQDGDRVTVATNVVGNFPGSPIQLDHVFLLAGDKIQSLEIH
- a CDS encoding DNA-3-methyladenine glycosylase I encodes the protein MKMTTGEQIERCTWSVNDPLMRHYHDTEWGIPIRDSQLLWEMLMLEGFQAGLAWIIVLRKREAFRKAFAGFDPARVAIFDEQDVLRLMADSGIIRAKAKIEATIRGAQIYCEMESRGESFSDFCWSFTDGEPIQGDGKTWVTNSPLSTKISKELKRRGFKFVGPTIVYAWMQAVGIVNDHAADCYRRKQLIQKLG
- a CDS encoding winged helix-turn-helix transcriptional regulator — translated: MRKQYTPVTAASGAAEVIRLLEGRWKLIILFHLFDGKVQRYSDFEKLIPGISQKMLAQQLRQLESDGIVSRKVYPQVPPKVEYRLTDWGQALCPALDAMLKWAEQRDSLCPEDASTENADA